From Camelina sativa cultivar DH55 chromosome 7, Cs, whole genome shotgun sequence, one genomic window encodes:
- the LOC104700950 gene encoding cysteine protease inhibitor WSCP-like — MKKTSVVSLLITLMFAASVVCIQGQRQEEVKDRDGNPVKLGEQYFIQPVKTKSNNGGGLVPAATNILPFCPLGITQTLLPYQPGLPASFKLPYALMETIVKTSVPVTIEFKSDIWPVCNEFSKFWEVDVSSSAPKEPKILIGGKPQEKNSWFKIENAGEGAGANIYKLTTLTGTVGATPGVWLSAPQLILTNNDAKTLLVKFKKVDDANTATTSTSRVDKLGLRMFPFY; from the coding sequence ATGAAGAAAACTTCAGTAGTCTCTCTTCTCATCACTCTCATGTTCGCAGCATCAGTCGTCTGCATCCAAGGACAACGACAGGAAGAGGTGAAGGACAGAGACGGAAATCCAGTTAAACTCGGTGAACAATACTTCATCCAGCCTGTGAAGACGAAAAGTAACAACGGAGGTGGTCTTGTCCCAGCGGCCACTAATATACTTCCCTTTTGTCCACTTGGCATCACCCAAACACTCCTTCCGTACCAACCGGGACTACCGGCTAGCTTCAAATTACCATACGCTCTCATGGAGACCATCGTTAAGACATCTGTACCTGTAACTATCGAGTTCAAGTCAGACATCTGGCCGGTCTGCAACGAATTTTCCAAGTTCTGGGAAGTCGATGTTTCCTCATCGGCTCCCAAAGAGCCTAAGATTCTCATCGGTGGTAAACCACAAGAGAAAAATAGTTGGTTTAAGATCGAGAACGCCGGAGAAGGAGCAGGAGCAAACATTTATAAGTTGACCACCTTAACCGGGACCGTTGGAGCCACCCCAGGGGTTTGGTTAAGCGCACCACAACTAATTCTCACCAATAATGATGCTAAGACCTTACTCGTCAAATTCAAAAAGGTTGATGATGCTAATACGGCTACTACTTCTACTTCTCGGGTCGACAAGTTAGGTCTACGGATGTTCCCTTTCTACTAA
- the LOC104700949 gene encoding endoplasmic reticulum oxidoreductin-1 translates to MGRGAIKEEESDGKRKTWRWPLATLVVVFLAVAVSSRTASNVGFFFTDRNSCSCSLQGTGKYKGMVEDCCCDYETVDNLNSEVLNPLLQDLVTTPFFRYFKVKLWCDCPFWPDDGMCRLRDCSVCECPENEFSEPFKRPLPSDDLKCQEGKPQAAVDRTIDNRAFRGWVETKNPWTHDDDDTDSGEMTYVNLQLNPERYTGYTGPSARRIWDSLYSENCPKYSSGETCPEKKVLYKLISGLHSSISMHIAADYLLDESSNQWGQNMDLMYDRILRHPDRVRNMYFTYLFVLRAVTKATAYLEQAEYDTGNHAEDLKTQSLIKQLLYSPKLQTACPVPFDEVKLWQGQSGPELKQQIQKQFRNISALMDCVGCEKCRLWGKLQVQGLGTALKILFSVRNQETGDGDHQTLQLQRNEVIALVNLLNRLSESVKMVHDMGPDVERLMEDQIAKVSSAKPGTGRLRRIWDLAVSSW, encoded by the exons ATGGGAAGAGGagcaatcaaagaagaagagagcgatGGGAAGAGGAAAACATGGCGATGGCCTTTAGCGACTCTGGTTGTCGTGTTTTTGGCAGTTGCTGTGAGCTCAAGGACCGCTTCTAatgttggtttcttcttcaccgATCGAAATTCTTGTAGCTGTTCACTTCAG GGAACTGGTAAATACAAAGGTATGGTTGAAGACTGTTGTTGTGATTATGAAACAGTTGACAATCTCAATAGTGAGGTCTTGAATCCTTTATTGCAAGATCTTGTCACTACACCTTTTTTCCGGTACTTTAAG GTTAAACTGTGGTGTGACTGCCCATTCTGGCCAGACGATGGAATGTGTCGTTTGCGTGATTGCAGTGTCTGTGAATGTCCAGAGAATGAGTTTTCAGAACCGTTTAAAAGGCCACTTCCTTCTGATGATCTCAAGTGTCAAGAGGGAAAACCACAAGCAGCCGTTGACCGTACTATAGATAACAGAGCATTCAGAGGTTGGGTTGAAACCAAGAATCCATGGACGCATGACGACGATGACACAGATAGCG GTGAGATGACTTATGTCAATCTTCAGTTAAACCCTGAGAGATATACTGGTTATACTGGACCGTCGGCTAGAAGGATTTGGGACTCCTTATATTCAGAGAATTGTCCAAAGT ATTCATCAGGGGAGACATGTCCAGAGAAAAAGGTATTGTACAAATTGATATCTGGTCTTCATTCTTCAATCTCGATGCACATAGCTGCTGATTACCTTCTTGATGAGTCAAGCAACCAG TGGGGACAGAACATGGATCTGATGTATGATCGTATTCTGAGACATCCGGATCGTGTTAGAAATATGTACTTCACTTATCTATTTGTGTTACGTGCTGTTACAAAA GCAACAGCATACTTGGAGCAGGCAGAGTATGACACAGGAAACCATGCTGAAGATCTGAAAACACAGTCCTTGATTAAACAGTTGTTGTATAGTCCAAAACTACAAACAGCATGTCCTGTTCCGTTTGATGAAGTTAAGCTGTGGCAAGGTCAAAGTGGACCAGAATTGAAACAGCAGATCCAAAAACAATTCAGGAATATAAG TGCACTGATGGATTGTGTAGGCTGTGAAAAATGCCGGCTTTGGGGGAAACTTCAGGTTCAGGGACTTGGTACAGCATTGAAAATTCTCTTCTCTGTTAGAAATCAAGAAACCGGAGACGGAGACCATCAGACT CTGCAACTGCAACGGAACGAAGTGATTGCATTGGTGAATTTGCTCAACCGTCTCTCCGAGTCAGTTAAAATGGTCCACGATATGGGACCAGACGTGGAGAGGCTAATGGAAGATCAGATAGCTAAAGTATCATCAGCTAAACCTGGAACTGGAAGATTAAGAAGAATTTGGGATTTAGCTGTCTCCTCGTGGTGA
- the LOC104700948 gene encoding thionin-2.1-like, with protein sequence MKGTTLIFSLLIMSLVMAQIQVEARSCCPSTKARTAFNICLALGYFSSENCISMNGCQESDTCPPGWENGILENSGDVVNEYCKLGCETSVCGAMNTLKNSDASEIVKGALEQCAKACSTFCTKSSKATLETA encoded by the exons ATGAAAGGAACAACTTTGATTTTCAGTTTGCTCATAATGAGTCTCGTCATGGCACAAATTCAAGTAGAAGCAAGGTCCTGCTGCCCGTCCACCAAAGCTAGAACTGCTTTTAATATATGTCTTGCGTTGGGATATTTCTCCAGTGAAAATTGTATTTCAATGAATGGATGTCAAGAATCTGATACATGCCCTCCCGGCTGGGAAAACGGCATTCTCGAAAACTCAG GTGATGTTGTTAATGAGTACTGCAAGTTAGGGTGTGAAACTTCCGTTTGTGGTGCCATGAACACTCTCAAAAACTCTG ATGCAAGTGAGATTGTGAAAGGAGCCCTTGAACAATGTGCTAAGGCATGTTCTACTTTCTGCACCAAGAGCTCTAAAGCCACACTTGAAACAGCCTAG